One Diospyros lotus cultivar Yz01 chromosome 1, ASM1463336v1, whole genome shotgun sequence genomic window carries:
- the LOC127794685 gene encoding protein DETOXIFICATION 41-like: protein MEHSEPDQQQPLLPAAAAATLSSEEVELILAHEPVGLHRYCGLIAWESRLLWLLSGSSIVVAICNYMLSFVTLTFSGHLSAVDLAAASIAMVGAQGLAYGIMLGMASAVQTVCGQAYGAKQFGSMGIVLQRAIILHLGVAVLLCFVYIFFGEILEAVGQEAAIAGRGQTFARGMIPQLFAFSISCPMQRFLQAQNIVNPLACMSFSVFLLHILLSWLVVYVLGYGLLGAALTLSLSWWILAFLQGIYILLSPSCKKTWTGFAIGAAFRGLWPYAKLTFASAVMLCLEIWYFQGLIFISGFLPNPTIALDSLSICLNYWTWDIEFMLGLSAAASVRVSNELGADHPTVARFSAVVVHLSSILLSILFSAIVLIFRVGLSKLFTSDEEVILAVSDLTPLLAISVLLNGIQPILSGVAIGTGRQAIVAYVNLAAYYIIGLPIGCVLGFVTYLEAAGIWWGMITGVVLQTVTLIIITARTNWTAEAEKAADRLKKTANAAPREQIDGSSAEALPTSSLLC from the exons ATGGAGCACTCCGAGCCGGATCAGCAGCAGCCACTATTGCCGGCTGCTGCAGCCGCCACTCTGTCGTCGGAGGAGGTCGAACTGATCTTGGCTCACGAGCCCGTGGGCCTGCACCGCTACTGTGGGCTCATCGCCTGGGAATCCAGGCTGCTCTGGCTCCTGTCTGGCTCTTCCATTGTCGTCGCCATCTGCAATTACATGCTCAGTTTCGTCACCCTCACGTTCTCCGGCCATCTGAGCGCCGTCGATCTCGCCGCCGCCTCTATCGCCATGGTCGGCGCTCAAGGTCTCGCATACGGGATCATG TTAGGCATGGCAAGCGCGGTGCAAACTGTATGCGGGCAAGCCTACGGAGCGAAGCAGTTCGGCTCTATGGGCATAGTATTGCAAAGAGCCATAATCCTTCACCTGGGAGTGGCCGTTCTGCTCTGCTTCGTCTACATCTTCTTCGGAGAGATCCTGGAAGCTGTCGGGCAGGAAGCGGCCATCGCCGGCAGAGGCCAGACCTTCGCGAGGGGCATGATCCCGCAGCTCTTCGCCTTCTCCATAAGCTGCCCAATGCAGAGGTTTCTTCAGGCACAGAACATCGTCAACCCTCTGGCCTGCATGTCGTTCAGCGTCTTCCTGCTCCACATCCTGCTCTCGTGGCTCGTCGTCTACGTGCTCGGCTACGGCCTGCTCGGCGCCGCTCTCACGCTCAGCTTGTCTTGGTGGATCCTGGCTTTCCTGCAGGGCATCTACATACTCTTGAGCCCCTCTTGCAAGAAGACTTGGACCGGTTTCGCCATTGGAGCTGCCTTCCGGGGGCTTTGGCCTTACGCCAAGCTCACCTTCGCTTCTGCTGTCATGCTCTG TCTGGAGATATGGTACTTCCAAGGGCTGATATTCATATCAGGCTTCCTGCCAAACCCTACAATCGCCCTCGACTCCCTCTCCATTTG TCTGAATTACTGGACGTGGGACATTGAGTTCATGCTGGGGTTGAGCGCAGCAGCCAG TGTTCGAGTGAGCAACGAGCTGGGAGCAGACCATCCAACGGTGGCAAGATTTTCAGCGGTGGTTGTGCACTTGTCGAGCATTCTTCTCAGCATACTTTTCAGCGCCATTGTTCTGATATTCCGTGTTGGATTAAGCAAACTGTTCACAAGCGACGAAGAAGTCATCTTAGCCGTCTCAGACCTGACCCCATTGCTCGCCATCTCCGTCTTGTTAAATGGCATCCAGCCCATTCTTTCTG GCGTTGCAATAGGAACAGGACGGCAAGCAATTGTGGCTTACGTCAATCTGGCGGCTTATTACATTATTGGTCTTCCAATAGGATGCGTCCTGGGCTTTGTGACTTACTTGGAAGCCGCT GGAATCTGGTGGGGTATGATAACAGGAGTGGTTCTACAAACAGTGACTCTAATCATCATAACAGCCAGAACAAACTGGACAGCTGAG GCTGAAAAAGCTGCTGATCGGTTGAAGAAAACAGCAAATGCGGCCCCTAGAGAACAAATCGACGGTTCTTCTGCAGAAGCTTTGCCAACGAGCAGCCTTCTCTGTTGA